The Diospyros lotus cultivar Yz01 chromosome 15, ASM1463336v1, whole genome shotgun sequence genome has a window encoding:
- the LOC127791613 gene encoding LOB domain-containing protein 12-like, translated as MGVGLGYYITTVVASPDWLVVVVERDSGFGFKAMEVERVPIDLRADAANCMSFEASSRIRDPIYGCSQMISQLQQQISETRLEIAKIRGQIAFYDAQQQQLLHFDWQNQLNSVPTPSEQHGFCLAEENSYPNPN; from the exons ATGGGGGTTGGTCTAGGCTACTACATTACTACAGTTGTGGCTTCACCTGACTGGCTAGTGGTTGTTGTTGAAAGGGACTCTGGTTTTGGTTTTAAAGCCATGGAAGTGGAG AGAGTTCCCATTGACCTGCGAGCTGATGCCGCGAACTGCATGAGCTTTGAAGCAAGTTCCCGGATCCGGGACCCAATTTACGGCTGCTCTCAGATGATCTCACAACTGCAGCAACAAATAAGTGAGACCCGGCTAGAAATAGCAAAAATCCGAGGTCAGATTGCCTTTTACGATGCACAACAACAACAGCTGTTGCATTTTGACTGGCAGAATCAATTGAACAGTGTTCCAACTCCAAGTGAACAGCATGGGTTTTGTTTGGCTGAGGAAAACTCTTACCCCAATCCCAATTAA
- the LOC127791612 gene encoding secreted RxLR effector protein 161-like, with protein MESNSVGSLIVSSFKVSKDRNGVLVDEMYYKQLVGSLMYLNATRPYMMFFTHLISRYMAKPMKIHLQAAKRALRYLKGTVNYGIHYKKRRDGELLAFPDSDYTRDMEDRKSTSGYMFLMSSNVISWCSKKQPIVTLSTIKAEFVATVVCACQGV; from the coding sequence ATGGAAAGTAATTCAGTGGGCAGTTTAATAGTATCAAGTTTTAAAGTGAGCAAAGATAGAAATGGAGTCCTTGTTGATGAGATGTACTACAAGCAATTAGTGGGGAGTTTAATGTATCTCAATGCCACAAGACCTTACATGATGTTTTTTACTCATCTCATAAGCAGATATATGGCAAAACCAATGAAGATTCATCTACAGGCAGCTAAGAGAGCACTTCGATACTTAAAAGGAACTGTGAACTATGGAAttcattataagaaaagaaGAGATGGTGAGTTGTTGGCATTTCCAGATAGCGACTATACCAGAGATATGGAGGATAGGAAGAGTACATCTGGGTACATGTTTTTAATGAGTTCAAATGTTATTTCATGGTGTTCAAAAAAGCAGCCTATTGTGACTTTATCAACCATAAAAGCTGAGTTTGTGGCAACTGTAGTCTGTGCTTGTCAAGGAGTCTAG